The following are from one region of the Nitrospirae bacterium YQR-1 genome:
- a CDS encoding P-loop NTPase, producing MKIDRKAKHILAVAGGKGGVGKSVFSITLATLLAGMDNSVCLVDLDLGGANLHTYLGIMGKTMSLAHFFQKKVKTLQDVVVETRIKNLSLISGVHYLPSMSNPASAVKIKLLRHIRALDVDFVIIDLGAGMDLSTMDFFINSDKGFIVTVPEPGAVMNAYRFIKGALFRKLHGVFKNHVELGPVIESMAETSTYDDSLMLNWFIEKVLKTDPEVYPLVMEVSESFEPFLVLNRVGRQESNRLVSSLLNHCFTKYGVKLKYVGNIPDAREISAYLLDIPSFLQAKSGAPFHSAFKSITRTFLLDFHDSKVITERLKMRAEYDDHDIDELSNIIERQTADIFTGSSKKLWKLRLFFKPLDVVRYLISKGVKEEIFFEVKHGTFSRKSDTKEGKPQSPYAGSQ from the coding sequence ATGAAAATTGACCGGAAAGCAAAACATATCCTTGCCGTGGCCGGTGGTAAGGGTGGTGTGGGCAAAAGTGTATTTTCTATAACACTTGCGACCTTGTTGGCAGGTATGGACAATTCCGTATGCCTTGTTGACCTTGACCTTGGAGGGGCAAATCTTCACACATATCTGGGCATTATGGGCAAAACCATGTCATTAGCCCATTTTTTCCAAAAGAAAGTAAAAACCCTTCAGGACGTTGTTGTTGAGACCCGCATTAAGAATCTTAGTTTAATAAGCGGAGTGCATTATTTGCCGTCAATGTCAAACCCTGCCTCGGCGGTTAAGATAAAGCTTCTGCGTCATATAAGAGCACTTGATGTTGACTTTGTAATAATTGACCTTGGTGCCGGAATGGATTTAAGTACCATGGATTTTTTTATAAATTCCGATAAGGGATTTATTGTTACAGTACCGGAGCCTGGAGCAGTTATGAATGCATACAGATTTATAAAGGGAGCTCTTTTCAGAAAACTCCACGGTGTGTTTAAAAACCACGTTGAACTAGGTCCTGTTATTGAGTCTATGGCTGAGACCTCAACATATGATGATTCCCTTATGCTTAACTGGTTTATAGAGAAAGTGCTAAAAACCGATCCTGAAGTCTATCCGCTTGTTATGGAAGTAAGTGAGAGTTTTGAGCCTTTTTTAGTTCTTAACAGGGTAGGGCGGCAAGAGTCCAACCGTCTGGTAAGCAGCCTGCTAAATCACTGTTTTACAAAGTACGGAGTTAAGTTAAAATATGTTGGAAATATTCCGGATGCCCGTGAAATAAGTGCTTACCTGCTTGACATTCCGTCTTTCTTACAGGCTAAATCGGGAGCACCTTTTCATAGCGCATTTAAGAGTATAACCAGAACGTTTCTACTTGATTTTCATGACTCAAAGGTTATCACAGAGCGTCTCAAAATGAGAGCGGAGTACGATGACCATGACATAGATGAGCTGTCAAACATTATAGAGAGGCAAACCGCAGACATATTTACCGGCTCCAGTAAGAAACTCTGGAAGTTACGGTTATTTTTTAAACCTCTTGACGTTGTGCGTTACTTAATAAGCAAGGGTGTAAAAGAGGAAATTTTTTTTGAAGTAAAGCACGGCACTTTTTCCAGAAAATCTGATACTAAAGAGGGGAAGCCCCAGAGCCCCTACGCGGGTTCACAATGA
- a CDS encoding DUF5618 family protein translates to MARRSKTHAPGEALRYLANAREILSKCQIDGDFYNDVKPVREAFGTAYLSILEAIDEILLKKGLSIKELPQSVDSYRAALQKHISVHNGKLLKDFERLYGSLHIAGYYRGLITEISAVKDYLKATERFIKKVIAE, encoded by the coding sequence ATGGCGCGCCGGTCTAAAACACATGCACCAGGAGAGGCTTTAAGGTATTTAGCCAATGCACGGGAGATATTAAGTAAGTGTCAGATAGATGGTGACTTTTATAATGATGTCAAGCCTGTAAGAGAGGCTTTTGGTACGGCTTATTTGTCTATCTTGGAGGCCATAGACGAAATACTGCTAAAGAAAGGCCTCTCTATAAAGGAACTTCCACAATCTGTAGACAGCTATAGAGCAGCCTTGCAAAAACATATATCCGTACATAATGGAAAGCTTTTAAAAGACTTTGAGCGTCTTTATGGAAGTCTTCATATTGCTGGTTATTATCGAGGCTTGATAACTGAGATAAGTGCTGTTAAGGACTATTTAAAAGCTACTGAACGGTTTATTAAAAAAGTAATCGCTGAGTAA
- a CDS encoding glycosyltransferase family 4 protein — MRILHLLYESKGDYFGIGGVGVRAYEMYKYLGKLHDVTLLCKKYPGAKDGVIEGIKHIFCGIESKSLAVALLSYAFFASIYVRLNGHEYDIIIEEFSPAIPTFLFLYKKRPVVVQIQGFTGRQYFGKYNPLYALILFAFEHIFPKQYKNLILVNRVTAKRLNLRQNNNMTVIPNGIDGRFLEADPVESDYILYLGRIDLHTKRLDLLIRAYEEVYQSNPEVKLIIAGDGRDMEQLKSVVSKLHQRVQDNILLPGWVEKEHKIHYLSDALVVVLPSRYEVQPIVVTEALAAGKAVIVSDIEELEALIKDGLCFSFKSGDYKSLANQIKVLLKDGEARHSLGIKGRAWAADYKWEKLSGDFENFLLKLCP, encoded by the coding sequence TTGAGAATTCTTCATCTGCTTTATGAAAGTAAAGGCGATTATTTTGGAATCGGGGGGGTAGGCGTAAGGGCCTATGAAATGTACAAATATTTAGGTAAGCTTCATGACGTCACGCTGCTGTGTAAGAAGTATCCAGGAGCTAAAGACGGTGTTATTGAGGGAATAAAGCATATTTTTTGCGGGATAGAAAGTAAAAGTCTCGCAGTAGCGCTTCTTTCTTATGCCTTTTTTGCTTCCATCTATGTAAGGTTAAATGGGCATGAGTATGACATAATAATAGAGGAGTTTTCACCTGCAATCCCGACATTTTTGTTTCTTTATAAAAAACGCCCTGTAGTTGTACAGATTCAGGGTTTTACGGGCAGACAATATTTTGGAAAATATAACCCGCTTTATGCTCTAATTCTTTTTGCTTTCGAACACATTTTCCCAAAACAATATAAAAACCTGATTCTTGTCAACAGAGTAACCGCTAAAAGACTTAATTTGAGACAAAATAATAACATGACAGTTATTCCTAATGGTATTGATGGAAGATTTCTGGAAGCTGACCCTGTTGAGAGTGATTATATACTGTATTTAGGGCGGATTGATCTTCACACAAAAAGGCTGGATTTGCTTATTAGAGCTTATGAGGAGGTTTATCAGTCTAACCCTGAGGTTAAGTTAATAATTGCCGGTGATGGCAGGGACATGGAGCAACTTAAAAGTGTTGTTTCAAAATTACATCAAAGGGTACAAGACAATATATTGCTTCCCGGGTGGGTGGAAAAAGAGCATAAAATTCACTATTTAAGCGATGCTCTGGTTGTAGTGCTGCCTTCTCGGTATGAGGTACAACCGATTGTCGTTACAGAGGCATTAGCTGCGGGAAAAGCAGTAATAGTAAGTGACATTGAAGAGCTTGAGGCGCTTATCAAAGATGGCCTGTGTTTTTCTTTTAAGAGTGGAGATTACAAAAGCCTCGCCAACCAAATTAAGGTTTTATTAAAAGATGGAGAGGCAAGACACTCACTAGGGATAAAGGGCAGAGCGTGGGCGGCAGATTATAAGTGGGAAAAACTATCCGGTGATTTTGAAAACTTTCTGCTTAAATTGTGCCCGTGA
- a CDS encoding cyclic nucleotide-binding domain-containing protein, with product MEKNIKILVTALNDSQKDVITGSLNYLGFINVNVQHDPKSIIGYLIREKTDLIIIDRQALKADNENLLKAVKSHHNLAKLRVLIILSEDINANELKHLYDNGVSSVLKYPFQMNELLKSINDAIRSIPSAVTDTFTKIRKLDFFSFMADEDVFKLLKVAKCRKYKRNDLIFDEGQQGDRFYVLIEGNVSIIKVLGEGLEEVLHKLDPGACFGEMAILENSTRSARARADEDVMLFELDKKIMDGYDDIVTLKVFKKLAYVFSERLRKADSKIKELALYSYSRQ from the coding sequence ATGGAAAAAAACATAAAAATACTTGTGACAGCTTTAAATGACTCCCAGAAAGATGTTATTACCGGATCTCTGAATTATCTGGGCTTTATAAATGTTAATGTACAGCATGACCCAAAAAGTATTATTGGTTATCTGATAAGAGAGAAAACCGATCTCATAATAATAGATCGTCAGGCACTTAAAGCTGATAACGAAAACTTATTAAAGGCAGTTAAATCTCATCATAATCTTGCTAAGTTGAGGGTTTTGATAATTCTCAGTGAAGATATTAATGCTAACGAATTAAAACATCTGTACGATAATGGAGTAAGTTCCGTCTTAAAGTATCCATTTCAGATGAATGAACTGCTTAAGAGTATAAATGACGCAATCAGAAGCATACCCTCGGCTGTAACCGACACATTTACTAAGATTAGAAAACTTGATTTCTTTTCTTTTATGGCGGATGAGGATGTCTTTAAGCTCCTTAAAGTGGCAAAGTGTAGAAAATACAAGAGAAATGACTTGATTTTTGATGAGGGTCAACAAGGGGACAGGTTTTATGTGCTAATAGAGGGAAATGTTTCCATTATCAAGGTGCTTGGTGAAGGGCTGGAGGAGGTTTTGCACAAACTGGACCCCGGAGCTTGTTTTGGTGAGATGGCCATACTTGAGAACTCAACACGCTCGGCAAGGGCAAGGGCTGATGAGGATGTCATGTTGTTTGAACTTGATAAGAAAATCATGGATGGTTATGATGATATTGTAACTCTGAAGGTGTTTAAGAAGCTGGCTTACGTATTCAGTGAACGCTTAAGAAAGGCTGATTCTAAAATCAAAGAGCTTGCGCTTTATTCGTATTCCAGACAGTAG
- a CDS encoding FHA domain-containing protein, whose product MAKILLKFKEAAIKEVAMDKDVITVGRKPTNDIHVDNLAVSGVHARVFKKDDQYYIEDLNSLNGTFVNGKKISVHALQDADVIIIGKHTLSFISDKQETAPKPAGSSKDRDLLDETILIDAKVKEQILSKGAVKPHEQTQTPSVKDVTGGFIVIEGSTEKTEYDLTDRITTIGKDSSAGIKLKGLFAPKIAALVNRRKDGYTVSSSTGGKGIKVNGKEVEGQHKLQEGDIVEVSGLKLQFFIKE is encoded by the coding sequence ATGGCTAAGATTTTGTTGAAATTTAAGGAGGCTGCTATCAAGGAAGTAGCAATGGACAAAGATGTCATAACTGTCGGGCGTAAGCCTACTAATGACATACACGTGGATAATCTTGCCGTCTCCGGAGTACATGCCAGAGTGTTTAAAAAAGATGACCAGTACTACATAGAAGATTTAAACAGTCTTAACGGTACCTTTGTAAATGGAAAAAAAATTTCTGTCCATGCCCTCCAGGATGCTGATGTAATAATTATAGGAAAGCATACGCTTAGTTTTATTTCAGACAAACAGGAGACGGCTCCAAAACCGGCAGGGTCATCTAAAGACAGAGACCTCCTTGATGAGACCATTCTTATAGATGCAAAAGTAAAAGAGCAAATACTCTCTAAAGGGGCGGTAAAGCCTCATGAGCAGACTCAGACACCCTCTGTAAAAGATGTTACGGGGGGTTTTATAGTTATTGAAGGCTCCACAGAGAAGACCGAATATGACCTTACAGACCGTATTACAACTATCGGAAAGGACAGTAGCGCCGGAATTAAGTTAAAAGGGTTATTTGCTCCAAAAATTGCCGCTCTTGTCAACAGAAGAAAGGACGGATATACCGTGAGTTCATCAACCGGAGGCAAGGGGATAAAAGTTAACGGAAAAGAAGTTGAAGGACAGCATAAGCTTCAGGAGGGAGATATAGTAGAGGTAAGTGGTTTAAAGCTTCAATTTTTCATTAAAGAATAA
- a CDS encoding Stp1/IreP family PP2C-type Ser/Thr phosphatase, giving the protein MSKESMIVKAAGKSDVGLRRSKNEDSFCIDNSIGLYVVADGVGGSQRGELASKMAVESICDYIRRNVQGKDIQLSVTELLYDAIKKANQEIHDLSKTDDSLTGMATTVVAALVRGDRVGIAHVGDSRLYLIRGDNIEALTDDHSLVAEQIRRGILTKEEADDVGMRNVITRSLGYNAEVEPDTDEMTIYDGDVLLLCSDGLYTMVPERAILLVVKSSDNPEEISSRLIGFANKKGGRDNITVIIGYVYKKRLFSFMYNFFKWIRR; this is encoded by the coding sequence ATGTCAAAAGAATCTATGATAGTAAAGGCAGCCGGCAAATCTGACGTGGGTCTCAGGAGGTCGAAAAATGAAGACAGTTTTTGTATAGACAACTCTATTGGCTTGTATGTGGTAGCTGACGGGGTAGGCGGCTCACAGAGAGGCGAACTGGCAAGTAAGATGGCGGTTGAATCAATATGTGATTATATCAGAAGAAACGTGCAAGGTAAAGATATACAACTCAGTGTTACAGAGTTGCTCTATGACGCTATAAAGAAAGCAAATCAGGAAATTCATGACCTGTCAAAAACCGATGATAGTTTAACCGGCATGGCAACAACGGTGGTGGCTGCTCTGGTCAGAGGTGACAGGGTTGGGATAGCCCACGTAGGAGACAGCCGGTTGTATTTGATAAGAGGTGATAACATTGAGGCTCTCACTGATGACCATTCTTTAGTGGCGGAGCAGATAAGACGCGGGATACTCACAAAAGAAGAGGCTGATGATGTTGGAATGAGAAATGTTATAACTCGCTCTTTAGGTTATAATGCCGAGGTCGAGCCCGATACTGATGAGATGACTATATACGACGGCGATGTACTGCTGCTATGTTCAGACGGCCTTTACACTATGGTTCCCGAACGCGCTATTTTACTTGTTGTTAAGTCTTCAGACAACCCTGAGGAGATAAGCAGCAGGCTTATCGGGTTTGCCAATAAAAAAGGCGGCAGGGATAACATAACTGTAATTATAGGGTATGTTTATAAAAAGAGACTATTCTCTTTCATGTATAATTTCTTTAAATGGATCAGGAGGTAA
- a CDS encoding serine/threonine-protein kinase: MIGKIGRYEIQGTLGEGSMGIVYKAHDTIIERIVAIKTVKMSNKSNRIERFYHEARVAGKLTHPNIAMIHDIGEDNAVHFLVFEYVKGKTLKDIITNGNEISLLEKLRILVLISRTLHYAHQRGVIHRDVKPANIMLVADKQVKIMDFGIAVFAASEVSSEDRCMGTPYYMAPEQIKGAVVDRTTDIYSLGALSYEFLTGAKPFIADTLDQLFDKILKEEPFPPHFMNSDIGEDVSNYILKAMQKQKELRYQTAGEYADALEFYINRAEIELNTVPPSALDFDKKQLVDTLKRRYTFFADFSDSELLKIFSISGKKSYKKGDVIFREDTIGDKLFVIIAGKVRITKTFPNNTEETYLSTLGQGDCFGEMAIMDSSPRFATATAQTDCILIAISEVILRTSEPNLCLKLYKNLAAVLSEKLRRSDTKINELWIKLKQLDSAAVKK; encoded by the coding sequence ATGATAGGGAAAATAGGCAGGTATGAAATACAGGGAACCCTTGGTGAGGGCTCTATGGGGATTGTTTACAAAGCACACGATACCATTATCGAACGGATAGTTGCTATTAAAACGGTAAAAATGAGCAACAAATCTAATCGAATCGAGCGTTTCTACCATGAGGCTAGGGTTGCCGGCAAACTGACACACCCTAACATTGCTATGATACACGACATAGGGGAAGACAATGCAGTACACTTCCTGGTTTTTGAATATGTTAAGGGTAAAACTCTGAAGGATATCATAACAAACGGCAACGAAATATCCTTACTTGAAAAGCTGCGTATTCTTGTGCTTATATCCCGTACCTTACACTATGCCCATCAACGGGGTGTTATCCACAGGGATGTCAAACCAGCCAATATTATGCTGGTTGCCGATAAACAGGTGAAGATCATGGACTTTGGCATAGCAGTCTTTGCCGCCTCTGAGGTCTCAAGTGAGGACAGGTGTATGGGGACTCCATACTATATGGCTCCTGAACAGATAAAGGGCGCTGTTGTGGACAGAACAACCGATATATATTCTCTTGGCGCACTTTCTTATGAATTCTTAACGGGAGCAAAACCTTTTATAGCCGATACTCTTGATCAGCTCTTTGACAAAATCCTAAAAGAAGAACCGTTTCCGCCTCACTTTATGAATTCCGATATAGGTGAGGACGTAAGTAACTACATTCTTAAGGCTATGCAAAAGCAAAAAGAGCTGCGATACCAGACAGCCGGTGAGTATGCGGATGCACTTGAATTTTACATAAACCGTGCTGAGATAGAGTTAAATACCGTACCCCCGTCTGCACTGGATTTCGACAAAAAGCAGCTTGTTGACACACTTAAACGGCGTTATACTTTTTTTGCTGATTTTTCAGATTCTGAATTGCTTAAGATATTTAGTATAAGCGGCAAGAAATCCTATAAAAAGGGAGATGTTATCTTCAGAGAGGACACGATAGGGGATAAGCTCTTTGTAATAATAGCCGGTAAAGTAAGAATCACTAAAACTTTTCCAAACAACACTGAGGAGACTTATCTTTCCACACTGGGGCAGGGAGATTGTTTTGGGGAGATGGCCATCATGGATTCATCCCCCCGCTTTGCCACGGCCACTGCTCAGACTGACTGTATCCTCATAGCCATCAGCGAGGTAATCCTCAGAACCTCTGAGCCCAATTTATGCCTTAAATTATACAAAAACCTTGCTGCCGTACTATCTGAAAAACTAAGAAGAAGTGACACGAAAATTAATGAATTATGGATAAAACTCAAACAATTGGATTCCGCTGCTGTAAAGAAATAA
- a CDS encoding PAS domain S-box protein produces MVFTKQWTFQSEKKLSLISAFLVFLIGFLTSIEYFFNVDLGVETFLCSEKNFFEGTYVHNRMALNTALNFVLTGISLMLIDMETKKGLSPSQLIISIVGFITLMALEGHIYNVSSLYTMTAFAAMPLDALITFIIVFAGVLLARPDRGIMKIVASDTLSGIIARRMLATVITIPFLIDIIVFLGKYIGLYEAPLSDAMAMMLTMTVLIFIVLQTSKMINTVEIKRKEAEEQIEFVARFPGENPNPVLRVMPNSQIIYSNKASQNLLPYIAVKNNDIFSLNDKPWEEMINDALVNKTITEVEIPISGSTFLFTIKPMPDMNYINLYGYNVTQRIKAEESLRNSECKYRKLMEQAADGIMLADLEGNYTDSNTKACEMLGFTKDEILKLNVRDIVDTEDLAKRPLAFDKLKTGQTVMTERKLRRKNGTVFDVEISAKMLPDNRFQAFIRDITERKSMEAALNYERNKLLNILDTMQDGIYIVNQRFEIEYANPVIINEFGKFENTKCFSYFHGLSDTCPWCRNMEVFKGETVHWEFTMSTTQKTYDILDTPLKNPDGSISKLEIFRDITDRKSAEEKLKKNIIEKELLLKEMHHRVKNNLQLVSGLLGLQLLQIEDNTYRHMFEESQNRIKSIALIHEKLYSSENIAHVDMKDYISNLSTDLVSSLGKKNKEISLNLDIETIYVGIDIAIPCGLIINELFTNILKHAFPGDETGQINISLKLINDTEFELILSDNGTGLPENIDLKKPQTLGLTIVGILVDQLKAVILLDRAIGTKYTIRLKK; encoded by the coding sequence ATGGTCTTCACAAAACAGTGGACTTTCCAATCTGAAAAAAAACTTTCTTTAATCAGCGCTTTCTTAGTTTTTTTAATCGGATTTCTTACCTCTATAGAATACTTTTTTAATGTTGATCTTGGCGTTGAAACTTTCTTATGCAGCGAAAAAAACTTTTTTGAAGGTACTTACGTTCATAATAGAATGGCACTTAACACTGCGTTAAATTTTGTTTTGACGGGAATCTCCCTCATGTTAATAGATATGGAGACGAAAAAAGGGTTAAGTCCGTCACAACTTATTATATCAATTGTGGGTTTTATAACTTTAATGGCACTTGAGGGGCATATTTACAATGTTTCAAGTCTCTACACAATGACTGCATTCGCTGCAATGCCGCTGGATGCCTTAATAACATTTATAATTGTATTTGCAGGTGTGCTTTTAGCAAGACCTGATAGAGGTATTATGAAAATAGTAGCCTCGGACACATTAAGCGGTATAATAGCCCGCAGGATGCTTGCAACAGTTATAACGATACCTTTTTTAATTGATATTATAGTATTTTTAGGTAAATATATAGGTCTTTACGAAGCGCCTCTAAGCGATGCAATGGCAATGATGTTAACGATGACAGTGCTGATTTTTATAGTCTTACAGACTTCAAAAATGATCAATACCGTGGAGATAAAAAGAAAAGAAGCTGAAGAGCAAATAGAATTTGTTGCCAGATTTCCCGGCGAAAATCCTAATCCGGTACTTCGTGTAATGCCAAATTCCCAGATCATTTACTCAAACAAAGCAAGCCAAAACCTCTTGCCGTATATTGCCGTCAAAAATAACGATATTTTCTCGCTTAACGATAAACCATGGGAAGAAATGATAAATGACGCACTTGTCAATAAAACGATAACAGAAGTAGAAATACCGATTAGCGGCAGCACCTTTCTTTTTACAATTAAACCAATGCCGGATATGAACTACATAAATCTCTACGGATACAATGTAACTCAGCGCATAAAAGCCGAGGAGTCATTACGTAACAGCGAATGTAAATACAGGAAATTGATGGAGCAAGCTGCAGACGGTATAATGCTTGCCGATCTGGAAGGTAACTATACCGACAGCAACACCAAAGCCTGTGAAATGCTTGGGTTTACCAAAGATGAAATCCTGAAGCTTAATGTAAGAGATATTGTCGATACGGAGGATTTAGCTAAAAGACCGTTAGCCTTTGATAAATTGAAAACAGGACAAACGGTAATGACGGAGCGTAAATTGCGCCGTAAAAACGGTACTGTTTTTGATGTGGAAATAAGCGCTAAGATGCTTCCCGACAATCGCTTTCAGGCTTTCATCAGAGATATTACTGAGCGTAAATCTATGGAGGCAGCCCTTAATTACGAACGTAACAAGTTATTAAACATACTGGACACTATGCAGGACGGAATCTATATAGTCAATCAGAGATTCGAAATAGAGTATGCAAACCCCGTAATAATCAATGAGTTCGGCAAATTTGAAAATACAAAATGTTTTTCTTATTTTCACGGACTTAGTGATACATGCCCTTGGTGTAGAAACATGGAAGTGTTTAAAGGTGAGACGGTTCACTGGGAGTTTACTATGTCAACAACTCAAAAGACCTACGACATTTTGGATACTCCTTTAAAAAATCCTGACGGCAGTATATCTAAACTGGAGATTTTCAGAGACATAACTGATCGTAAGAGCGCCGAGGAAAAACTTAAAAAAAACATTATAGAAAAAGAACTGCTCCTTAAAGAAATGCACCACAGAGTAAAAAATAATCTACAACTAGTTTCCGGCCTCTTAGGACTTCAGCTATTGCAAATTGAGGACAACACATACCGGCATATGTTTGAAGAAAGCCAAAACAGAATAAAATCTATTGCCTTGATTCATGAAAAACTCTACAGCTCAGAAAACATTGCCCATGTAGATATGAAAGATTACATATCTAATCTTTCGACCGACCTTGTTTCGTCTTTGGGAAAGAAAAATAAAGAGATTTCGTTAAATCTGGATATTGAAACTATTTATGTCGGCATTGATATTGCCATACCATGTGGATTGATAATAAACGAACTTTTTACAAATATATTAAAACACGCTTTCCCTGGAGACGAAACCGGTCAAATAAATATCTCATTAAAATTAATTAATGATACTGAATTTGAACTCATTTTAAGCGACAACGGCACAGGTTTACCGGAAAATATAGATTTAAAGAAACCTCAAACACTTGGCTTAACAATAGTAGGCATATTGGTTGACCAACTTAAAGCTGTTATACTTTTGGACAGAGCTATCGGCACAAAATACACCATTAGGTTAAAAAAATAA
- a CDS encoding diguanylate cyclase produces MVKAKIMIVEDEGITGHFIQKTLETLGYMIISVEKSGESALKKISESKPDLVLMDIKLNGAMDGIETAEEIKDRFSIPVVYLTAHSDDAMLERAKITEPFGYVIKPFEERELHSNIEMALYKHKAEKKIIGLAYYDMLTGLPNRNLFFDRLNQYIKQAKRSQESIALLMIDLDGFKCVNDRMGHDAGDHVLKEVALRLKETIREADTVARMGGDEFIIVVTNLLSPADAASVATKAILSIGKPFNLKSLSCAVGASIGISLYPDDGTDNEILLRKADIAMYRAKENGKNRFFFFNDIYEKTAVGILGLVTFALDFVLQKNFAWNHNDWVNFLLSTEKKGLHVTKDIETNLGLLSESLKKLFQLMPESDINHVSFICRRLVQFVRENKGFWLHPEWETLLKTFESGNIKMSIAGERAIGELVKNIKSLYTLVGG; encoded by the coding sequence ATGGTTAAAGCTAAAATAATGATTGTTGAGGATGAGGGCATAACGGGACATTTTATACAAAAAACGTTGGAGACTCTGGGTTACATGATCATATCTGTAGAGAAATCAGGTGAAAGTGCGTTAAAGAAAATAAGTGAAAGCAAACCGGATTTGGTATTGATGGATATAAAACTTAATGGTGCTATGGACGGAATAGAAACTGCTGAAGAAATAAAGGACAGATTCAGCATTCCTGTGGTTTACTTAACCGCCCACTCGGATGATGCAATGCTTGAGCGGGCTAAAATAACCGAACCATTTGGTTATGTTATAAAACCGTTTGAAGAAAGGGAACTGCATTCAAATATAGAAATGGCTTTGTATAAACACAAAGCTGAAAAGAAGATTATAGGTTTGGCATATTACGATATGTTAACCGGACTTCCCAACAGAAATCTTTTCTTTGACAGACTTAACCAGTATATTAAGCAGGCTAAACGTAGTCAGGAATCTATTGCGCTTTTGATGATAGACCTGGACGGTTTTAAATGTGTGAACGACAGGATGGGGCATGACGCCGGAGACCATGTGCTCAAGGAGGTAGCTTTGAGGCTGAAGGAAACTATCCGTGAAGCAGATACAGTAGCACGCATGGGAGGCGACGAATTTATAATTGTTGTTACAAATCTCCTGAGCCCGGCTGATGCAGCCTCTGTAGCCACAAAAGCTATTTTATCTATCGGAAAACCATTTAATCTAAAATCTTTAAGCTGTGCCGTAGGCGCCAGCATCGGTATTTCCTTATACCCGGATGACGGCACTGATAATGAAATATTACTAAGGAAAGCCGACATAGCCATGTATCGAGCAAAAGAGAATGGTAAAAACCGCTTTTTTTTCTTTAATGATATATATGAAAAAACTGCTGTTGGCATCCTGGGCTTAGTAACTTTTGCATTAGATTTTGTACTTCAAAAAAATTTTGCATGGAATCATAATGATTGGGTCAACTTTTTATTGTCAACAGAAAAGAAAGGGTTACACGTAACAAAAGATATAGAGACCAATTTGGGTTTATTGTCGGAAAGCCTGAAAAAGCTATTCCAGTTAATGCCGGAATCCGACATAAACCACGTGTCTTTTATATGCAGGAGACTCGTACAATTTGTAAGAGAAAACAAAGGCTTCTGGCTTCATCCTGAATGGGAAACCCTGTTGAAGACTTTTGAATCAGGCAATATAAAAATGTCTATAGCCGGGGAACGTGCTATCGGGGAACTTGTAAAGAATATAAAGTCTCTGTATACTCTGGTAGGAGGTTAA